From a region of the Brevibacterium siliguriense genome:
- a CDS encoding dipeptide ABC transporter ATP-binding protein, with translation MGCATGSTRRWRSEVPENLLEVRDLTITAAGADAPVLHDVSLSLAPGERVGLIGESGSGKSLTAQSVMGLLPEELHARGQVHLQGHSGNLLEANEKTLAGLRSDIVSMVFQEPMSALNPLMRIGDQIAEVLRIHGKVPRAQIPTRVRELLHDVHIPDPDGARFAYPHQMSGGQRQRVMLAIALANSPRLLICDEPTTALDVTVQKHMLDLIAERVAAVEAGLLFITHDLAVVAGVCDRVIVMYRGRIVESGSVDEIFTAPKHEYTRGLLASSDLESTDDHGRLFTLKTALAYSGPQVEETESAAVVESTGDDTGGAASSGDNVGDASARDTDGAASAKEPAPLIEVSDVTRVFLGRGLFGRRRSEVTALDGIDFTVASGARLGIVGESGSGKSTLLNILSGLDRPTTGHVRVGDIRVEAASSQALRRLRENLQIVFQDPFASLDPRMRIADIVAEPLIAAGVDKDERTARVEEMIAAVDLETDSLRRYPHQFSGGQRQRISIARALVTKPQILVADEPVSALDVSVRAQVLNLLTDLVDEYALTLLFVSHDLGVVKHLCSEVIVMRAGQIIETGATDDIYANCQEEYTRSLIAATPSLAEALAAG, from the coding sequence ATGGGCTGCGCGACCGGTTCGACCCGAAGATGGAGGTCCGAGGTGCCTGAGAACCTGCTCGAGGTCCGCGACCTCACCATCACTGCCGCCGGAGCCGACGCTCCGGTGCTCCACGATGTCAGCCTCAGCCTGGCACCGGGGGAACGGGTCGGACTCATCGGCGAATCCGGGTCGGGCAAATCCCTGACCGCCCAGTCCGTGATGGGTCTGCTGCCCGAAGAGCTGCACGCCAGGGGCCAGGTGCACCTGCAGGGACATTCCGGGAACCTCCTCGAAGCGAACGAGAAGACCCTGGCCGGGCTGCGTTCGGACATCGTGTCCATGGTGTTCCAGGAACCCATGAGCGCCCTCAATCCGCTCATGCGCATCGGCGACCAGATCGCCGAGGTGCTGCGAATCCACGGCAAGGTGCCCCGAGCTCAGATTCCGACACGGGTGCGCGAACTGCTCCACGACGTCCACATTCCCGACCCGGACGGGGCCCGATTCGCCTACCCGCACCAGATGTCGGGCGGGCAGCGGCAGCGAGTCATGCTCGCGATTGCCCTGGCCAACTCGCCGAGGCTGCTCATCTGCGACGAACCCACCACCGCCCTCGACGTCACCGTGCAGAAGCATATGCTCGACCTCATCGCCGAACGGGTCGCGGCAGTGGAAGCGGGACTGCTGTTCATCACTCACGACCTCGCCGTCGTCGCCGGAGTCTGCGACCGGGTCATCGTCATGTACCGCGGCCGCATCGTCGAATCCGGCAGCGTCGACGAGATCTTCACCGCCCCCAAGCACGAATACACACGCGGGCTCCTGGCATCATCGGACCTCGAATCCACCGACGACCACGGACGACTCTTCACCCTGAAGACCGCGCTCGCCTACTCGGGGCCGCAGGTCGAGGAGACAGAGTCTGCGGCGGTCGTGGAGTCGACGGGCGATGACACTGGCGGGGCCGCCTCGTCGGGAGACAACGTCGGCGATGCATCGGCGAGGGACACCGACGGGGCCGCCTCGGCGAAGGAACCCGCACCGCTCATCGAAGTCTCGGACGTCACCCGGGTCTTCCTCGGACGGGGGCTGTTCGGCCGCAGACGGTCCGAAGTCACAGCTCTGGATGGGATCGATTTCACCGTCGCATCCGGAGCCCGGCTGGGCATCGTAGGGGAGTCGGGGTCGGGGAAGTCGACGCTGCTGAACATCCTCTCCGGCCTCGACCGACCGACCACCGGGCATGTGCGGGTCGGCGACATTCGGGTCGAGGCAGCGAGCTCACAGGCTCTGCGTCGCCTGCGCGAGAACCTGCAGATCGTGTTCCAGGACCCCTTCGCCTCGCTCGACCCGCGGATGCGGATCGCCGATATCGTCGCCGAACCGCTCATCGCCGCGGGTGTCGACAAAGACGAACGCACCGCACGGGTCGAGGAGATGATCGCCGCCGTCGACCTCGAAACGGATTCCCTGCGCCGGTACCCGCACCAGTTCTCGGGTGGACAGCGACAGCGCATCTCGATCGCCCGGGCACTCGTGACCAAGCCGCAGATCCTCGTCGCCGACGAACCGGTCTCCGCCCTCGACGTCTCGGTGCGCGCGCAGGTGCTCAACCTGCTCACCGACCTCGTCGACGAGTACGCGCTGACCCTCCTCTTCGTCTCCCACGACCTCGGCGTCGTCAAACACCTGTGCTCCGAGGTCATCGTCATGAGAGCCGGACAGATCATCGAAACGGGTGCAACCGACGATATCTACGCGAACTGCCAGGAGGAGTACACACGGAGCCTCATCGCCGCCACCCCGAGCCTGGCCGAGGCCCTCGCCGCAGGATAG